A single Lactuca sativa cultivar Salinas chromosome 8, Lsat_Salinas_v11, whole genome shotgun sequence DNA region contains:
- the LOC111906922 gene encoding AP2-like ethylene-responsive transcription factor At1g16060 yields the protein MTKLLKQRLKTDEEMKMNTNSVVITKTKRTRKTVPRDSPPRRSSIYRGVTRHRWTGRYEAHLWDKNCWNESQNKKGRQGAYDDEDAAAHAYDLAALKYWGPDTILNFPLMTYHKELKDMEGQSREEYIGSLRRKSSGFSRGVSKYRGVARHHHNGRWEARIGRVFGNKYLYLGTYATQEEAAVAYDMAAIEYRGLNAVTNFDLSRYIKWLRPDNNGTVITPPNPNINIIDIDTNLASTTDINDVVGLNFHHNHNHQENQPPEPMVSPTMSYSSRSTTATSALGLLLQSSKFKEMMEMTTAAEFTSTTLTCDSSPPPLPPSNKFPEEIQVHFESQDFGGYNNGGDDFIFGDMNFMNNMMHSNFDK from the exons ATGACGAAGTTACTGAAACAACGTCTGAagactgatgaggaaatgaagatgAACACCAATTCTGTAGTCATTACGAAGACcaaaagaacacgaaaaacagtGCCTCGTGACTCACCTCCTCGAAGAAGCTCCATTTATCGTGGTGTTACAAG ACATCGATGGACAGGGAGATACGAAGCTCACTTATGGGATAAAAACTGTTGGAACGAGTCTCAGAACAAGAAAGGCCGGCAAG GTGCTTATGATGACGAAGATGCAGCTGCTCATGCTTATGACTTGGCTGCGCTTAAGTATTGGGGTCCGGACACCATCTTAAACTTTCCG TTAATGACATATCATAAGGAACTGAAAGACATGGAAGGTCAATCAAGAGAGGAATATATTGGATCGCTAAGAAG AAAAAGCAGTGGATTTTCTCGTGGAGTTTCAAAATATAGAGGAGTTGCAAG GCATCATCACAACGGGAGATGGGAAGCTCGAATCGGGAGAGTTTTTGGTAACAAATATCTTTACTTGGGAACATATG CAACACAAGAAGAAGCAGCGGTGGCATATGACATGGCAGCAATAGAGTATCGTGGACTTAACGCCGTTACAAACTTCGATCTCAGCCGTTACATCAAATGGCTAAGACCTGACAACAATGGCACTGTTATCACCCCACCAAACCCTAATATCAACATAATCGATATCGACACTAATTTAGCATCAACCACTGACATTAATGACGTCGTAGGATTGAACTTTCaccacaaccacaaccaccaaGAAAACCAACCACCAGAACCCATGGTGTCACCCACTATGTCATACTCTTCTCGGTCAACTACTGCCACGTCAGCCCTAGGACTCTTGCTACAGTCTTCCAAGTTCAAAGAAATGATGGAGATGACGACTGCCGCTGAGTTCACCTCAACAACGTTAACATGCGATTCAagtccaccaccactaccaccaagTAACAAGTTCCCGGAGGAAATTCAGGTGCATTTCGAGAGCCAGGATTTTGGTGGATATAATAATGGTGGTGATGATTTTATATTTGGCGACATGAATTTCATGAATAACATGATGCATTCTAACTTCGACAAGTGA